The DNA window CGCCATTGTGCTGCGTGCTTAGCGCGCAAAGTTATCCGAATTTCTAGCGGTACAATCCCTTCTGCGCTAACTCACGCACGATGCTTTCGTCCACAAAAGCGTCCGCGGTCGCTCCTTTAGCTTTTGGATCTGGGCTTTGGCGCAAAACCTCGACGATGCCTTCCTTGTTGACCTCCGGCGTGCGCTGGATGAAATCGACACCATACTTGTACACCGCATCGAGAATCTCAGGATCCTCCTCGCGCATGTATTTTTTGATCACGCCGATGGTAAACGGCTTGTCGCCGTTCATCCGCTTGACTCCTTCCGAGTAGCCTTTCATGAAGCCCAGTGCCATGGCGCGGGTTCTTTTAACGAAGCTCCGGGTGCTGGCAATCGATGAGTAAGGAAAATAAATTCCTGACTTGGTCATATCGACCAGGATCTTCGCGCCGCCCTTTTCCGCGCGCAAACTGTTAGGCGGCGCGATCGGCGCGGCAAAGATCGCTCGGCTCAGAAGCGAGGTCGCCAGACCGCGGTGGCCGCCGGCAATCTGCAACACCGGCACATCTTTCACTGGCTCAAGCCCAGCCCGTCTGAGCACCTGACGCATGGCGAAGTCAGTCGACGAGCCAAAGCGCGTAACGCCGACCGGTTTGCCGCGCAAATCCGCTACGGCCTTGATCTCCGGCATCGCCATGAAATGCACGGCAGGTACGATGGAGATGCCACCGATGAACACGCCCTCGCCACCCTTGAGACTCGATTCGATCACCGGCTCACCGCCGGCGAGAATGATTGGCGCTTCGCCCGCCATCATCGCCTGCAGCGCCGTGGTGGCGCTTTGGATATAGACTAGATTGACGTCGAGGTTTTCCCGATCGAAATAACCGGCGTCTTTGGCCACCCAACAAGCGAGAAACAGACCGCTGATCGAAGCGTAGACGACGTTCAAACGATCCTTCGCTACGACCGGTTGCGCCGCCGCAGCCACAAGCAAAACACCCACAAGCAAACAGCAAATTTTTCTCATGACATCACTCCCGTACTCGCTCGTGAATTTCCAAGATTCACTATCCCTTGAAATAGTTCAAGGCTTGAGCTTGAGCTAGCCAATAGTCCCGACCGGAAACGAATGCGCAGACGCAATGCAACCGGCGACAACGAACGATGTGGCTATGCGCTATGTAAATCCTGGTACTATGGGGTCCTTGGAAAAGAGTCATTGCCATTGCGAATAGCGTTAGTGGGGACGTTCATACCCGGAATATTTCGCTGCCTCGGGAGTTTTTCGAAATTGGAATGCGGCGGTCGGGAACAGAGCATGCACAAACCATTCGTGCGCTCTGCCGTGGTCGGCAGGATCAATGCGGTGCACTTAATGCAAGGTACCTTTTCAATCGGTATGAGCAGTCCTCCGACCGAGGCTATGATTGCTACGAGTCCTTGTTGTATCACCCAGGAGTAACGGCGATTGTCAGCGCTCTTTCGGGACTACTTCCTTGAAGAGATACGGAGGAGCCGTCTCTCAAATCCTTTACTAGCCGATCAGCGGAATCTGCCGAAAGTAGCACGACGTAACCGTCTGCCATGAATCGAATGTCGTCCGCAGGAGCATTGCCGGGGATCCAGCGCCGGCCACGACCTGCCTCTTCAGCGACTTATTCGATGGCTCCTTCCTGCCGCAATGCCACGATGTCACGGCTGGCATAGCCCAACTCGTGCAATACCTCGTCGGTGTGCTCTCCCGGCACGGAGCCCATGCGCCGCACCGATCCGGGAGTTTCGGAGAGCTTGGGGCCGATCCCCACGTGGCGCACAGGCTCACCGTCCAACTCTCCAACCTCCTGGACCATGCGGCGATGCAAAATCTGCGGGTCCCGAAAGGCCTCCTCCAGAGAGTGAACCGGACTCACAGCTATTGGATCTATGCCGCCGAGCTTCTCGCACCATTGATCCCGTGTACGAGTCAAAAAGGCCTTGCCGAACGCCTCCAGGATCTCCGGATATCGTGGTGCGTCCATTTCATGAGGAATGAATGCCTCACAGCCCAAGGCGCGGCAGAGTTTCACCCAGAAGCGAGGATCGCCGCACGCCACACTGATGTATTTGCCGTCCTTGCATCGATAGACGTTGTACGAGGGCTGAAATCTGCCGTGTATCCGCGGCCTGTCCTTGGGAATCGCTCCCCCTTCGAGGTGCACGGAACCCAGGTGCGCTAATAAATAGAACACGCCATCGGTGATGGAGATGTCGACGTACTGGCCGCATCCGGTTCGCTCCCGGGCCATGAGTGCTCCGAGAATACCGATGACCGCCTGCATTCCGCCGCCGGCCAGGTCGGCGATCATGTTGGGCGGGACCATGGGCGTTGCCCCTTCGGGACTCAGCACGTGGAGTGCGCCGGCAACCGCGTTATAGTTGACGTCATGACCGGGCAGCTTCTCGTAGGGGCCGTCCTGGCCATAACCCGAGATGGAACAATACACGAGCCTCGGGTTGATGGCCCGCAAGGCGTCGTAGTCGCACCCCAACCGCTTCATCACACCCGGCCGAAATCCCTCCACGAACACATCCAAATCCTCGCACAGACGGTGGAGGATCCGACGCCCCTCCGGGTTCTTGAGGTTCAAGATGACACTGCGCTTGTTGCGGTTGAGGGCGTCGAACGCTGCGGCGCGGCGCTCGGCTCGGCCTCGCGCCGGTGGCCTGGCACCCGGCTCTTCGAGGCGGATGACGTCGGCACCCAGGTCACCCAGAATCATGGTGCAATAGGGTCCCGGACCACGCCGGGTAAAGTCGATAACCTTGATGCCTTCAAGCGCTCCGCTCACGTCGCCCTCCTTTATTATCTGCCTGCGTATTTCGCTCAATCCGGCCGGTGATTTCGCTCCATTGCGGCCGCCTAATTCGCAGGATTGCGGCCGGTGGGAGTCGCCGCGACGCTGGGATTTTGTAGATAGCCCAAGGACTCTCTTGGTTGCAAGTAAGTTGATCGTTTCTTCCGATCGCTTTAAGGCCGAGCCGACCGACACGACAATGGGTTTTGATAAGGCAGAAAATGAATTCACAGCTATCCCGGTCCTGCGATAGGGCTCCGGTCATAACTGGGTTCTTCAAACTTCCGCCCGCGCAGGCGGCCAGACCTAAAGAGGTTCTCGGAGACCAGAGTCGCCCATTTTTCGCCTTAGCTTGTGGTGGCCGGCGGCCGGCGTTGGCGCGTCGCCTGCTCATAGGCATAGGCGAGCCGAATCATCTGGCCATCGGCATAGGGCCGTCCTAGAAAGGTGATGCCTGCTGGCAGGCCGTCGCGGGTGAAGCCCGCCGGCACGGCAATGCTCGGCACGAAGAGCAGAAACGTGTTTAGGTGCGGCGCGCCTCGGTGATTCACATAAGGAGGGTTGACGCCGTCGCGAATCAGCGTCGGTTGATGCTCGACGGATTTGTGCACGATGGCGTGAAGCTTGTTGTCGGCCATAACCTTCAACAGATTTGTCATAAGCGCATCGCGCGCCATTAAACAATCGTAATATTTCGCCGCATCGGAGGAAGTCTTCAAACGATGCTTGGCACTGTGGGAAACCTTGGCAAACTCCGGCGACGCCATGGCCTCGGCGCGCGACTTGAACGGCGCGTTGCGGTTGCGGCCGTAATAGATGGCAAACGCTTCCTCGCCGGAAGTAGGATCGTCGGCGCGCTTGGCTAACAGTTCGTTTAGCCGTGGAATCACGATGGGATCGACGGTCGTGGCGCCGGCGGATTGCAAATCGACAATCGCCCGGTCGAAGACTTCGCTGACCTGCTTGAAGTCGTCTGAATCGGGCTCGGTGTGATAGCCCATCGGCTCGCGCAGGACCCCGATACGCGCAGCGGCCAAGCCGCCACGGTCGAGAAACGCAGCATAACTCTCCGGGCAGTGGTCGAAGCCCCAGGCGGTCAGTGGATCTTCCTCGTCATAACCAACCAGGACGTCCAGCAGCAGGGTTAGATCCTTGACGGTGCGCGCCATCGGGCCGAGGGAACCAATTTTTTGCGGCCAGCCGGAGTAGGAACCGGTGCGGCTTACCAGCCCCGCGGTGGTGCGCATGCCGACGATGGAATTCCAAGTGGAGGGGCGGCGGATTGACGCTAACCCTTCCTGGCCTACGCCGAGGGCAGCGAAGTTTGC is part of the Deltaproteobacteria bacterium genome and encodes:
- a CDS encoding CoA transferase — protein: MAVNSFSALSKPIVVSVGSALKRSEETINLLATKRVLGLSTKSQRRGDSHRPQSCELGGRNGAKSPAGLSEIRRQIIKEGDVSGALEGIKVIDFTRRGPGPYCTMILGDLGADVIRLEEPGARPPARGRAERRAAAFDALNRNKRSVILNLKNPEGRRILHRLCEDLDVFVEGFRPGVMKRLGCDYDALRAINPRLVYCSISGYGQDGPYEKLPGHDVNYNAVAGALHVLSPEGATPMVPPNMIADLAGGGMQAVIGILGALMARERTGCGQYVDISITDGVFYLLAHLGSVHLEGGAIPKDRPRIHGRFQPSYNVYRCKDGKYISVACGDPRFWVKLCRALGCEAFIPHEMDAPRYPEILEAFGKAFLTRTRDQWCEKLGGIDPIAVSPVHSLEEAFRDPQILHRRMVQEVGELDGEPVRHVGIGPKLSETPGSVRRMGSVPGEHTDEVLHELGYASRDIVALRQEGAIE
- a CDS encoding amidase is translated as METTAPFEIIDATIDSIHSAFKSGQLTCRKLVQSYLDRIEVLDKSGPAINSVIAISPTALTEADRLDKAYATSGLTGPLHGIPVILKDQIDAVGTATTLGSVLFKDFYPDRDAFIVEKMKQAGAIILGKATLGELGGGDTHGSLFGSTKNPYALERTVGGSSGGTAASVSANFAALGVGQEGLASIRRPSTWNSIVGMRTTAGLVSRTGSYSGWPQKIGSLGPMARTVKDLTLLLDVLVGYDEEDPLTAWGFDHCPESYAAFLDRGGLAAARIGVLREPMGYHTEPDSDDFKQVSEVFDRAIVDLQSAGATTVDPIVIPRLNELLAKRADDPTSGEEAFAIYYGRNRNAPFKSRAEAMASPEFAKVSHSAKHRLKTSSDAAKYYDCLMARDALMTNLLKVMADNKLHAIVHKSVEHQPTLIRDGVNPPYVNHRGAPHLNTFLLFVPSIAVPAGFTRDGLPAGITFLGRPYADGQMIRLAYAYEQATRQRRPPATTS